One genomic window of Planctomycetia bacterium includes the following:
- a CDS encoding glutamine amidotransferase: MTRLVLVPVVAYWAVALAALLLLVLWFWSQRSLPLSTRRSRTLAALRLGVILLVVAVLLRPTLVYTKIERQSATIGVLVDRSRSMLVADAAGNRTRWDELTRAFSDAWPAFGELAEESNLKLYEFDRTLAPRPFTAEKFDLGGPPEGDQTALGSAIADVLDRESGGRLAAIIVASDGAQRALPPRDQLPQNVARRLADQGSQIYTLTFGQPRGLGQTRDVAIRELVTARTTFVKNELVVEGTLQADGFPGQSMTVELLSESAPGKMIVVDSVPVKIPEQNVRQNVILSYIPETAGEFKLTLRVAAAPGELVRTNNEMSTFVTVLAGGLRVLYLEGAVRSEQKWIYRALDASQDIQLDAWRLNAQDPTTRPAELASAFQPGKYDVYIFGDLDQRAFDPAELELLATRVEEGAGLIMLGGFHSFGPGGYQGTKLNDVLPIEIQRTERQDFDAPIATDLHVSGEVKMLPTEVFGARHPIMALGPRDQNVALWRALPALEGANRFRRTKRGANVLAESEDKAPLLVEKPYGLGRVLAFAGDSTWRWALSGHEDAHRRFWRQTILWLARKDEATDGSVWIKLAERRFSPAARVEFTSGALDADGLPVTGAEFTARVTSPDGKTQSIGLARQGDQALGTFLGGLEAGDYTLDVEGTKDGKSLGQGKSRFLVFAQDLELDNPAADPASLASLAAMTGGRSLPPEQLPALLRELQDKARDSDVSSETKQSLWDNWLVLIAFVSLLATEWYLRKRWGLV, translated from the coding sequence TACACGAAGATCGAACGGCAATCCGCCACGATCGGCGTGCTCGTCGATCGGTCCCGCAGCATGCTGGTTGCCGACGCGGCCGGCAATCGTACCCGCTGGGACGAATTGACCCGCGCGTTCAGCGACGCCTGGCCAGCATTTGGGGAGTTAGCCGAGGAGAGCAACCTCAAACTGTACGAATTCGATCGCACGCTCGCGCCGCGCCCATTCACGGCGGAAAAATTCGACCTGGGCGGCCCGCCCGAAGGAGACCAAACGGCGCTGGGCTCGGCGATCGCCGACGTGCTGGATCGCGAATCCGGGGGCCGCCTGGCGGCGATCATTGTGGCCAGCGACGGCGCGCAACGGGCGCTGCCGCCGCGCGATCAGTTGCCGCAAAACGTCGCGCGCCGGCTGGCGGACCAAGGATCGCAGATCTATACGCTGACTTTCGGACAACCGCGCGGGCTCGGGCAAACGCGCGACGTCGCCATTCGCGAGCTCGTCACGGCGCGCACCACGTTCGTCAAAAATGAGTTGGTCGTGGAAGGCACGCTCCAAGCCGATGGGTTTCCCGGGCAATCGATGACCGTGGAACTGCTGTCGGAATCGGCGCCGGGCAAGATGATCGTGGTGGATTCCGTGCCGGTGAAGATTCCTGAACAAAACGTGCGCCAGAACGTGATTCTGAGCTACATCCCGGAAACGGCCGGCGAATTCAAGCTTACGCTCCGCGTGGCCGCCGCGCCTGGGGAACTGGTCCGTACCAACAATGAGATGAGCACGTTCGTCACGGTATTGGCCGGCGGCCTGCGCGTGCTCTATCTCGAAGGCGCCGTCCGCAGTGAACAAAAGTGGATTTACCGCGCGCTCGACGCCTCGCAGGACATTCAGCTCGACGCCTGGCGATTGAACGCGCAAGACCCCACGACGCGCCCCGCTGAATTGGCGAGTGCGTTTCAGCCTGGCAAGTATGACGTCTATATCTTCGGTGATTTGGACCAACGGGCCTTCGATCCCGCGGAGTTGGAGTTGCTGGCCACGCGCGTCGAGGAAGGCGCAGGATTGATCATGCTGGGCGGATTTCACAGCTTCGGCCCCGGCGGATATCAAGGCACCAAACTCAACGACGTGCTCCCGATCGAAATCCAACGCACCGAGCGCCAAGATTTCGACGCGCCGATTGCCACCGACCTGCATGTCAGCGGCGAAGTGAAAATGCTGCCGACCGAGGTTTTTGGCGCGCGGCATCCGATCATGGCGCTCGGGCCGCGCGATCAAAACGTAGCGCTCTGGCGCGCGTTGCCAGCGCTGGAAGGTGCGAATCGCTTCCGCCGCACCAAGCGTGGTGCGAATGTGTTGGCGGAAAGTGAAGATAAGGCGCCGCTACTCGTGGAAAAGCCGTACGGCCTCGGACGCGTGCTGGCGTTCGCCGGAGATTCCACCTGGCGTTGGGCCCTCAGTGGACACGAAGACGCCCATCGACGGTTCTGGCGACAAACGATTCTTTGGCTCGCACGGAAAGACGAAGCCACGGACGGTTCGGTCTGGATCAAACTCGCCGAGCGCCGCTTCAGCCCCGCCGCGCGGGTGGAGTTTACCTCCGGCGCGCTCGACGCCGACGGCCTGCCGGTGACCGGCGCGGAATTCACCGCGCGTGTCACGTCACCTGACGGCAAGACGCAAAGTATTGGCCTCGCTCGACAAGGTGACCAGGCGCTCGGCACGTTTCTCGGCGGCCTGGAAGCGGGCGACTACACGCTCGACGTCGAGGGTACGAAGGACGGGAAATCCCTCGGCCAAGGCAAATCGCGGTTCCTGGTCTTTGCTCAAGACTTGGAACTCGACAACCCCGCCGCGGATCCGGCTTCGCTTGCTTCCCTCGCTGCGATGACCGGTGGCCGCAGCCTGCCCCCGGAACAATTGCCGGCGCTCTTGCGCGAGTTGCAAGACAAAGCCCGCGACTCGGATGTCTCCAGCGAAACTAAGCAATCTTTGTGGGACAACTGGCTCGTCCTCATCGCCTTCGTGAGTCTGCTGGCGACGGAATGGTATCTGCGTAAGCGCTGGGGCCTGGTTTAA